A region of Paenibacillus thiaminolyticus DNA encodes the following proteins:
- a CDS encoding M23 family metallopeptidase — protein MKGRWWNGRMTLLVIRDAEQAVKQMNVPKMLVVSVPIAAVLSISGLVLSMQWKAAAEISELEGMLAHQSEALEVTVKNKDEAIQRLQNEIIRLSSETETVKQRLNHMSSLEKQLEDFVEGTSAVPQESGEEQARFVHSTAWNEQRQVGGEEIGVDIEQMLELAERSRLDLIQMQRMLSSIQRSAPAVLNQAQRKQELIAGTPSVWPTKSRRLTSSFGYRKDPLTGYAAFHAGIDIGGETGDSVLAAAEGEVIEASFNTSRGNYIIIRHVNQLDTWYMHLQQIHVSVGDQVGKGDIIGALGTTGRSTGPHLHFQIVERGDPIDPLPFLSDAAAEDTPAEGRPMKVSAASGASGSGSSGPGRSPSSPPSVKRLSPLPKWITGEAQAYGT, from the coding sequence ATGAAAGGGCGTTGGTGGAATGGCCGTATGACACTGCTCGTCATCCGCGACGCGGAACAAGCGGTTAAGCAGATGAATGTGCCGAAGATGCTCGTTGTCTCCGTCCCGATTGCCGCCGTCTTGTCGATATCGGGTCTGGTGCTGAGCATGCAGTGGAAGGCCGCGGCGGAGATCAGCGAATTGGAAGGCATGCTGGCCCATCAGTCCGAGGCGCTTGAAGTTACGGTCAAGAACAAGGACGAAGCGATTCAACGGCTGCAAAATGAGATCATTCGCCTCTCTTCGGAGACCGAGACGGTCAAGCAGCGGCTTAATCACATGAGCAGTCTGGAGAAGCAGCTGGAGGACTTCGTGGAAGGAACTTCCGCCGTGCCCCAGGAGAGCGGCGAGGAGCAGGCCCGCTTCGTCCACAGCACCGCCTGGAACGAGCAGCGGCAGGTCGGCGGCGAGGAGATAGGCGTCGATATAGAGCAGATGCTCGAATTGGCCGAGCGCTCGCGGCTTGATCTCATCCAGATGCAACGCATGCTGTCCTCCATACAGCGCAGTGCCCCGGCCGTATTGAATCAAGCGCAGAGGAAGCAGGAACTCATCGCGGGAACGCCGTCCGTCTGGCCGACAAAGTCGCGTCGCCTGACCTCCAGCTTCGGGTACCGGAAGGACCCGTTGACCGGATATGCCGCTTTCCATGCCGGCATCGACATTGGCGGCGAGACGGGCGACTCCGTCCTCGCAGCGGCCGAGGGAGAAGTAATTGAAGCCAGCTTCAACACTTCGCGGGGCAATTATATTATTATCCGGCACGTCAACCAGTTGGACACCTGGTACATGCATTTGCAGCAGATTCACGTCTCCGTGGGCGACCAGGTCGGCAAGGGCGATATCATCGGCGCGCTGGGCACGACCGGCCGCAGCACCGGGCCTCATCTCCACTTCCAGATTGTAGAGCGGGGCGATCCGATTGATCCGCTTCCGTTCCTGAGCGATGCAGCAGCCGAAGATACCCCGGCAGAGGGGCGGCCCATGAAGGTCTCTGCCGCCTCCGGCGCTTCCGGGTCCGGGAGTTCCGGTCCTGGAAGATCCCCGTCCTCCCCGCCATCCGTTAAGAGACTGTCGCCGCTTCCGAAATGGATTACGGGGGAGGCGCAAGCCTACGGAACATAG
- a CDS encoding bactofilin family protein, with protein sequence MFQRSSQRIKPTDTFIGHGTDMNGTIYSQTNVRIDGKFTGELSSSGTITIGERGEAHSTLTARHVVVAGTVVGDIKTTGKLLITSSGQVLGHCESGLLVVEEGGILNGTSMVEREAREGAAAVHEPPGREREEKKDDKADIAEKQAG encoded by the coding sequence ATGTTTCAACGCTCATCCCAGCGCATCAAGCCGACGGATACGTTCATCGGCCACGGCACCGATATGAACGGCACCATTTACTCCCAGACGAATGTGCGCATCGACGGGAAATTCACGGGCGAGCTGAGCAGCAGCGGCACAATCACCATCGGCGAGCGCGGAGAGGCGCACTCCACCTTGACCGCCCGCCATGTCGTCGTCGCCGGGACCGTCGTCGGCGATATCAAAACGACGGGCAAGCTGCTCATCACCTCGTCTGGACAGGTGCTGGGTCACTGTGAATCGGGGCTGCTTGTCGTCGAGGAAGGCGGTATTCTGAACGGCACGAGCATGGTGGAGCGAGAGGCGAGGGAAGGCGCCGCAGCCGTTCACGAGCCGCCCGGACGGGAACGTGAAGAGAAGAAGGACGACAAGGCAGATATCGCAGAAAAGCAAGCGGGCTAA
- a CDS encoding diaminopimelate decarboxylase codes for MRVKQLHTEVKCLGCRRLLANEEAMLVFRTGFCGDVPVGGCEQCVAIYPPLNRMWRVRLTDLPYDSLH; via the coding sequence ATGAGAGTGAAGCAGTTGCACACGGAAGTGAAGTGCTTGGGTTGCCGGCGCCTGCTGGCTAATGAGGAAGCGATGCTGGTATTTCGGACAGGCTTCTGCGGCGATGTTCCGGTAGGCGGGTGTGAGCAGTGCGTCGCGATATATCCGCCGTTGAACCGTATGTGGCGCGTCCGGCTGACGGACTTGCCCTATGATTCGCTGCACTAG
- a CDS encoding ATPase has product MRCAVLGAREGGLDLAWRLRKLGHDVWLVLPGAEEAERWRRVCADRMLCTVHADYAVRRADAVIVPGSWPGSAALADAMRLAIVAATAPAPGSTELLRRSGEAGTATGVAYLPPAWLQATGTVLLGTADGQPLAALTELFAPMKRPVRYVPYRVAEYAQRWAARGGVPLWRERPAEPAEEQARRLWRSCCRPVLDRVERLRYPSWPKPMPGELSPPDVNGPVRRNVPGENAATRGIQE; this is encoded by the coding sequence ATGCGATGTGCCGTACTGGGAGCGCGCGAGGGGGGGCTGGACCTGGCCTGGCGGCTGAGGAAGCTCGGCCATGACGTCTGGCTTGTCCTCCCGGGAGCCGAAGAGGCCGAACGTTGGCGCCGCGTCTGCGCGGACCGCATGCTGTGCACAGTACATGCGGATTACGCCGTCCGCCGTGCCGACGCCGTCATCGTGCCGGGCTCCTGGCCGGGCAGCGCTGCGCTGGCGGATGCGATGCGCCTCGCCATCGTGGCCGCGACGGCTCCTGCGCCCGGCTCGACGGAGCTCCTGCGCAGGAGCGGGGAGGCAGGTACGGCGACCGGTGTCGCGTATCTGCCTCCCGCCTGGCTGCAGGCGACCGGCACCGTCCTCCTCGGCACGGCGGACGGCCAGCCGCTGGCGGCGCTCACGGAGCTGTTCGCGCCGATGAAGCGGCCGGTACGCTATGTGCCGTACCGGGTGGCGGAATACGCGCAGCGCTGGGCGGCGCGCGGCGGGGTCCCTCTCTGGCGGGAGCGTCCCGCCGAACCGGCGGAAGAGCAGGCCCGCCGGCTGTGGCGAAGCTGCTGCCGCCCGGTGCTGGACAGGGTGGAGCGGCTTCGCTATCCATCCTGGCCCAAGCCGATGCCGGGCGAGCTGTCTCCGCCGGACGTGAACGGGCCGGTGCGGCGGAATGTGCCCGGCGAGAACGCGGCAACGCGGGGAATACAGGAATAA
- the rfbD gene encoding dTDP-4-dehydrorhamnose reductase — protein MNQGGIVLVTGAEGQLGKDMMAVLRRYGVPARGYGRQDLDVTDAEEVLRIFLRERPSAVIHAAAYTKVDEAELNPNLAYQVNAFGTRNVAAAASQAGAKLVYVSTDYVFDGRATKPYNETARTRPINVYGASKREGERFVQLLQPTSFIVRTSWVYGPHGNNFVKTMLRQAAVQPELKVVHDQSGCPTYTLDLAEMILRLLRTNRFGTYHVTNAGICSWHEFALAIMEEAGLSVKVRSVPTSQFPRPARRPSFSALEGWALRLNGFPPMRPWREALADYLRRYAANGPVR, from the coding sequence ATGAATCAGGGAGGAATTGTACTCGTTACCGGAGCGGAGGGCCAACTCGGCAAAGATATGATGGCGGTGCTGCGCCGCTATGGCGTGCCGGCCCGGGGTTATGGCCGCCAGGATCTGGATGTGACGGATGCGGAGGAGGTGCTGCGGATATTCCTGCGGGAACGGCCGTCCGCCGTCATTCATGCCGCTGCTTATACGAAGGTGGATGAAGCGGAGTTGAACCCGAATCTGGCGTATCAAGTCAACGCCTTCGGGACACGCAATGTCGCGGCGGCCGCGAGCCAGGCCGGCGCGAAGCTGGTCTACGTCAGCACCGATTATGTGTTCGACGGCCGGGCGACCAAGCCGTACAACGAGACGGCCCGCACTCGCCCGATTAATGTATACGGCGCTTCGAAGCGGGAAGGGGAGCGGTTCGTGCAGCTTCTGCAGCCGACCTCTTTCATCGTTCGCACGTCTTGGGTATATGGGCCGCACGGCAACAACTTCGTCAAGACGATGCTGCGTCAAGCGGCGGTCCAGCCGGAGCTGAAGGTGGTGCACGATCAATCAGGGTGCCCAACGTATACACTTGATTTGGCCGAGATGATCTTGCGGCTGCTGCGGACGAACCGCTTTGGGACGTATCATGTCACGAATGCCGGGATCTGCTCCTGGCATGAATTCGCGCTTGCCATTATGGAGGAGGCGGGATTGTCCGTCAAGGTGCGTTCGGTGCCGACATCGCAATTCCCCCGTCCGGCCCGGCGGCCGTCTTTTTCGGCCCTGGAGGGATGGGCGCTGCGCTTGAACGGCTTTCCGCCGATGCGCCCGTGGCGCGAAGCGCTGGCGGATTATTTGCGCCGTTACGCCGCGAACGGTCCGGTTCGCTAG
- the rfbC gene encoding dTDP-4-dehydrorhamnose 3,5-epimerase, translated as MKIMSTPLDGVVMLEPQVFEDERGFFMESYHLEKWEASGIPQTFVQDNHSLSARAGTIRGLHYQLEPMAQTKLVRVLAGAIYDVAVDIRRGSPRFGQWIGVILSAANKRQLLIPPGYAHGFCSLVDDTEVMYKVDAHYAPEWDRGIRWDDPALGIPWPASNPIMSEKDKALPLLEHAETFFLSSPERGE; from the coding sequence GTGAAAATCATGTCTACGCCGCTGGACGGCGTTGTGATGTTGGAGCCGCAGGTGTTTGAAGACGAACGCGGCTTTTTTATGGAAAGCTATCATCTTGAAAAATGGGAGGCTTCCGGGATTCCGCAGACGTTCGTACAGGATAATCATTCGCTCTCTGCCCGGGCTGGCACGATTCGTGGACTGCATTATCAACTGGAACCGATGGCGCAGACGAAGCTGGTGCGGGTGCTCGCCGGCGCCATCTACGATGTGGCGGTCGATATCCGCCGCGGCTCTCCGCGGTTCGGCCAATGGATCGGCGTGATTCTGAGCGCGGCCAATAAGCGGCAGCTCCTTATTCCGCCGGGCTATGCCCACGGATTCTGCTCCTTGGTGGACGATACCGAGGTGATGTACAAGGTGGATGCCCACTATGCGCCGGAATGGGATCGGGGCATACGATGGGATGATCCCGCACTTGGGATTCCGTGGCCGGCATCGAATCCGATAATGTCGGAAAAGGACAAGGCGCTGCCGCTGCTGGAACACGCCGAGACGTTCTTCCTGTCCAGTCCGGAACGAGGTGAGTGA
- a CDS encoding helix-turn-helix domain-containing protein, whose product MELGSRLGQLRERSGWTQEDMAEKLGITRAALSHYEKSRRKPDFDTLIQAADLFGVSVDYLIGRLHHGDIRPNSESAEAAPRIELADLATLSRLRLEVDGEALTYEEARRFVAFVRAERMMR is encoded by the coding sequence ATGGAGTTGGGAAGCCGCCTAGGGCAGCTGCGCGAGCGCAGCGGCTGGACGCAGGAGGACATGGCGGAGAAGCTCGGAATTACGCGGGCGGCTCTATCGCATTACGAGAAGAGCCGGCGCAAGCCCGACTTCGACACCTTAATACAGGCAGCCGACCTGTTCGGCGTATCGGTTGATTATTTGATCGGCCGCCTCCATCACGGGGACATACGGCCGAATTCGGAGTCCGCTGAAGCCGCCCCCAGGATCGAGCTGGCGGATCTGGCGACGCTCAGCCGCCTTCGCCTTGAGGTAGACGGGGAGGCATTGACTTACGAGGAGGCGCGCCGGTTCGTCGCGTTCGTGCGGGCGGAGCGAATGATGCGATAG
- a CDS encoding MFS transporter produces the protein MKLMPRGMMSKYTGEMKVFIWASMINSTGGALMWPLTTLFVHTQLNRPLADAGFVILMQMLGGFFGQLLGGGLYYRLGVRKLLIGALAATSLLQLSLVVTAHADWWLYVMTMTVLGLTNSASMPAIQSFVGFRWADRRDELFNVIYVGNNVGVALGTALSGVLADISFNLTFVLNGLTSAGFALFFYRFLRGQSEESAAAGAVNGTVETGTPVNGAPANGASVNGTLVNGASVKGTLANGESADGANGEEKTTAARAQRGILPERSIWEKLSAYRIYLFMSVGALFIWLANSLWGTGVAPHIADQGMNFSMYSLLWTLNGVLIFAAQPITSWMKRTIAVPLTSQLTWSAIFYGLAYVVIWFLPFYSGFLLAMALATLGEMLVSPAVPAFLSARAGREAPFYMGVSGGIASIGRMIGPYVLGLTYDHGGLDGVSFISVFIAVLAVLSFIMHAALQRKERSPQHDMMMHG, from the coding sequence ATGAAATTAATGCCGCGCGGCATGATGAGCAAATATACAGGGGAAATGAAAGTATTTATATGGGCCAGCATGATCAACTCGACCGGCGGTGCCCTGATGTGGCCGTTGACGACGCTGTTCGTGCATACGCAGCTGAACCGGCCGCTGGCGGATGCGGGCTTCGTTATTTTGATGCAGATGCTGGGCGGATTTTTCGGCCAGCTGCTGGGCGGGGGGCTGTATTACCGCCTCGGGGTGCGGAAGCTGCTTATCGGCGCGCTGGCCGCGACTTCGCTGCTGCAGCTGTCGCTGGTCGTGACGGCGCATGCCGACTGGTGGCTGTACGTTATGACGATGACGGTACTTGGCCTGACCAATTCGGCATCGATGCCGGCGATCCAGTCGTTCGTCGGCTTCCGCTGGGCGGATCGGCGGGATGAGCTGTTCAACGTCATCTACGTCGGGAACAATGTCGGAGTTGCGCTGGGCACCGCGTTGAGCGGGGTGTTGGCAGATATTTCCTTCAACCTGACGTTCGTGCTCAACGGGCTGACGTCCGCTGGCTTCGCCCTGTTCTTCTATCGCTTCCTGCGGGGACAGAGCGAGGAGTCGGCTGCAGCCGGCGCCGTGAACGGAACCGTGGAGACGGGAACGCCGGTGAACGGTGCGCCGGCGAATGGAGCGTCGGTGAATGGAACACTGGTGAATGGTGCGTCGGTGAAGGGAACGCTGGCAAATGGAGAATCGGCGGATGGAGCCAACGGGGAGGAGAAGACAACTGCCGCCCGGGCCCAACGCGGCATCCTGCCGGAGCGCAGCATCTGGGAGAAGCTGTCCGCCTACCGGATCTATCTGTTCATGTCGGTAGGCGCCTTGTTCATCTGGCTTGCCAATTCCCTCTGGGGAACTGGGGTGGCCCCGCATATTGCGGATCAAGGGATGAACTTCTCCATGTACAGCCTGCTGTGGACGCTGAACGGAGTGCTTATCTTCGCGGCGCAGCCGATCACGTCATGGATGAAGCGGACGATCGCGGTGCCATTGACGTCGCAGCTGACATGGAGCGCGATATTTTACGGATTGGCGTATGTCGTCATCTGGTTCCTGCCCTTCTACAGCGGATTCCTGCTGGCGATGGCGCTCGCCACCTTGGGCGAGATGCTGGTCTCCCCAGCGGTGCCGGCCTTCCTGTCGGCGCGCGCAGGACGGGAGGCGCCCTTCTATATGGGCGTGTCCGGGGGAATTGCTTCCATCGGGCGCATGATCGGCCCGTATGTGCTTGGCCTGACCTACGATCACGGCGGCCTCGACGGGGTATCGTTCATCTCCGTGTTTATCGCGGTGCTGGCCGTCCTCAGCTTCATCATGCACGCGGCGCTGCAGCGCAAGGAGCGTTCTCCGCAGCATGACATGATGATGCACGGGTAA